In one Anas platyrhynchos isolate ZD024472 breed Pekin duck chromosome 8, IASCAAS_PekinDuck_T2T, whole genome shotgun sequence genomic region, the following are encoded:
- the RABGGTB gene encoding geranylgeranyl transferase type-2 subunit beta isoform X3, producing MLKGTPQKDVVIKPDAPSTLLWEKHADYIASYGTKKDDYEYCMSEYLRMSGVYWGLTAMDLMGQLHRMNKEEILDFIKSCQHECGGISASIGHDPHLLYTLSAVQILILYDSLHVIDVNKIVEYIQNLQKEDGSFAGDKWGEIDTRFSFCAAATLALLGKLDTIDVGKAVEFVLSCMNFDGGFGCRPGSESHAGQIYCCTGFLAITDQLHQINADLLGWWLCERQLPSGGLNGRPEKLPDVCYSWWVLASLKMIGRLHWIDRDKLRCFILACQDEETGGFADRPGDMVRLNKFENHLLHDFTRH from the exons ATGCTCAAA GGGACACCGCAGAAGGATGTTGTAATAAAACCTGATGCCCCGAGCACGTTACTTTGGGAGAAACATGCAGACTACATAGCTTCGTATGGGACAAAGAAAGATGATTAT GAGTACTGTATGTCGGAGTATTTGAGGATGAGTGGTGTTTACTGGGGGCTGACAGCCATGGATCTCATGGGACAGCTGCACCGAATgaacaaagaagaaattctgGATTTCATCAAATCTTGTCAACATGAATGTGGTGGAATAAGTGCCAGCATAGGTCATGATCCTCATCTTCTGTATACCCTGAGTGCTGTCCAG ATTCTTATCTTATATGATAGTCTCCATGTCATTGATGTAAATAAAATTGTTGAATATATACAGAACCTGCAAAAAGAAGATGGATCATTTGCTGGAGATAAATGGG GAGAAATAGATACAAGGTTCtccttctgtgctgcagcaacTCTTGCACTTCTG GGAAAACTGGATACTATTGACGTGGGGAAAGCCGTAGAATTTGTTTTGTCCTGTATGAACTTTGATGGAGGATTTGGCTGTAGACCGGGTTCTGAGTCACATGCGGGACAG ATCTATTGTTGCACAGGATTTCTGGCTATTACGGACCAGTTGCATCAAATAAACGCTGACTTGTTGGGTTGGTGGCTTTGTGAACGTCAGTTACCTTCTGGAGGTCTCAACGGACGACCAGAGAAG TTACCTGATGTATGCTATTCATGGTGGGTTCTAGCATCTCTGAAGATGATTGGTAGGCTACATTGGATTGACAGAGACAAACTGCGCTGCTTTATTTTGGCTtgccaggatgaggagacgggaGGATTTGCTGACAGACCAGGAGATATG